CGTCCCGCCTGGCCAGTTTGTCGAACAAACTGACTGCGCCAGGATGCGGCACGATCAGCACATCACAGGGCAGGCTTTCAATGCGCGCATGTCCACGCTCGAAGTCGGCAATGCCGCTCGGATAGCGTGTGCTGCCGGTGAACTTGAATCCGTCTTCGGAGATAGGAGACTGGCTGTCGGCATACGCCATGTCCCAACACACGCCACCGTCGCAGCTGCGCCATGTCCAACTCGTGCCACCGGGTGTATGGCCACCCGTGAAATGGGCGGTGAGCGCGAGATCTCCCAGACGAACCACCTGCCGGTCGCTCAGTTCACGCGCGGCGCGCACACCGGGAAACGGGAGATACAATCCGAACTGCGGATCGTCCGGCAGCGACGTGCCCATGCGCAGCACCTTGGCGCTCCACGGGTGCAGGACCGCCTCGGCGCCGGACGCGCGCTGCAGTGCCGCCAGGCCACCCGCATGATCGAAGTGCGCGTGTGAGTTGAGCAGCAGCTTCACGTCTTCGAGCTTGAAGCCCAGCGCGCGAATACTGGCGGCAATGAGCGGAGCCGATTCGGGCAGCCCGCCGTCGATAAGCACATGGCCTGCCGGCGATGTAATCAGCATGGCACTCAGGCCGCGCGTGCCCACATACCAGGTGTTGCCATGCACACGAAACGGGCGTTGCGGCTCGTTCCATTCGGCACAGCCGTCGCAGCGCGTGGCACTGACGTCGACGGGCTCCGGGCTCTTGCCCTGTGCGTGCACTGCGTTGGGAGGCAAAGCGGTCTGGACGACAAGTCCAGTCAGAAAAGCGGCGACTTGACCTGCACGCGGGAGGAACCGTTGCATGCGCTTGAGCGGCGTGATGGTGGGTGGAATCGGGGAGAGAAGGCAGGATCCACTACCACGGCCAATTCGACAAGGTTTCGTCCGTTGGTCTCCCCTGCCGATCGCGTGCTTTTGGCCGTAAACTGCAGTCACCTCGCCAACGGCGCGGTTCGTCCCTCCCTCTTTTTTTCAGGTTCAATGCGCTTTCGCCTCCTGCCGCTCGCGGTGACCGGGCTCGCGCTCGGTGCCTGCCGCTCGGCACCGAAGCCCGCTGCCTCTCCTGCCCCGGGCAATCGTCCCACCGCCAACACCACGGCCCGCCCGACCAACGCGCCGGGTGGCCCCACCACGCCGACCGGTCAGCCGCCCGCTGGTGGCGCGCCCAATCTCGCTCAGCTCGCCGGTGCCCTCGGCGGCGGTCAGGGCGAGCCAAATCCGCGCCCCTATGCCTCCGTCATCACCGCACGCGCCAAGAGCAAGAAGGGCGTGTTCGACGTGCATCAGGTGGGCGCGCGCCTCTACTTCGAGATTCCCGCGTCGCAGCTGAGCAAGGACTTCCTCGTCACCACCGTGCTCGCGGGCACGAACGAAGCCATCTCGGGCAGCCTTTATGGCCCGGAGCGCGTCATCCGCTTCGATCGGCGCGAGAATCGCATCGACGTGCGTGAGGCCAGCTATCTCAACGTGGCCTCGGACAGCGCGCAGCAGTCGCGTCAGGCCATGGACCTCATCTCCATCTTCCCCATCATCGCCACGCTCAACGTGGAGTCGTACGGGAAGGACAGCAGTGTCGTGGTGGATGTGACGCGCATGTTCACCGGCGGCGTGCAGGAGTTCACCGCCCGCGGCCGCCGCGCCACGGTGGACGCCGCGCGCTCCTACGTGGACAAGTTTGCGGCGTTCTCGCGCAACGTGAACGTGACGGCCGTGCAGACCTACACGCCGGCTCCCGGCGGCGCCAATCCACTGGCCGGTCTGCCCATTCCGGGTCTGGGCGGCGCCACGGGCCGCGCGGTCACCGAAGCGTTCACGTTCTCCATCGTGCGGCTGCCCGACGAGCCCATGATGCCGCGTCTCTACGACCGCCGCGTGGGTTACTTCATCACGCCCAAGCGCGACTTCGGTTCACGGGAGCAGCGTGTGGTGTCGCGCGACTACATCAAGCGCTGGCGCCTCGAGTGCAGTGAGCAGAAGCAGGGTAACCTGTGCGTGCCGAAGAAGCCCATCACGTACTACGTCGACCCGGCCACGCCCGAATACCTCAAGCCGTTCATTCGTGCGGGCATTGAGGAGTGGCAGCAGGCGTTCGAAGCTGCCGGCTTTGCCAAGGGCATCGTGGCGGCCGATGTGCCGGCCAACAATCCCGACGTGTCGGGTGAAGACGCGAGCGTGACGATGGTGCGCTGGCTGCCGTCGCCGACGGCCAACGCGCAGGGCCCGAGCCTTGTCGATCCGCGCACCGGCGAGATCCTCGACGCCGACGTGCAGATGTATCACAACATTCTCGACCTGCAGCGTGAGTGGTACTTCTCGCAGGTGGGCCATCTCGACCCGCGCGCGCAGAAGTTCCCCTTCCCCGACTCCCTGATGGGTCGTCTGGTGCAGTTCGTGGTGGCGCACGAAGTCGGTCACACGCTTGGCTTCCGCCACAACTTCAAGGGCAGCTCGATGTACCCGCTCGACTCCATCCGCAGCAAGACCTGGGTGGCAAAGATGGGGCACTCGCCGAGCATCATGGACTACGCGCGTTTCAACTACGTCGCGCAGCCTGAGGACAATCTCCCGCTCGAGTCGCTGGTCCCGAAGGTCGGCCCGTACGATCTCTACGCCACCATGTGGGGGTACAAGCCCATTCCCGGTGCGCGCACGCCCGATGCCGAACTGCCGACGCTCGACGAGTGGTCGCGCATGCAGGACGCGACGCCCTGGTACCGCTTTGCCGACGACGCCAGCGCAGGTCAGGCCGATCCGGGTGAACAGACCGAAGCCGTGGGTGATGCCGATGCCGTGCGTGCGAGCACGCTGGGCTTCAAGAACATTGCCCGCGTCATGAAGCTGGTGGAGGGCGCCTCCACGGCCGACAAGACGAAGGACTTCTCGCTGCTGCGCGAGACCTACGACGGGGTGATCGGGCAGTGGACGCTCGAAGCCAACCACGTGGTGAAGATCGTGGGTGGTGTGGACCGTCAGGAGAAGCGCGTGAGCCAGCCGGGTCCGGTGTGGACGCCGGTCTCGCGCAAGCGTCAGGTGGACGCCATGAAGTTCCTGAACGATCAGGTGTTTACCACGCCCACCTACCTCATTGACGTGCCGACGCTGCGCAAGCTCGAGTCGGACGGCAACATCAACCGCGTGGCCGGCGCGCAGGCGCGCGTGCTGAGCAATCTGGTGAACAACGGCCGGCTGCAGCGCATGGTGGAGCTCGAGGCCACGGCCACGAACCGCGCCGAGCTGTACACGCTGGGCGACATGCTGACGGACCTGCGTCGTGGGCTCTGGAAGGAGATCTACGGCGGCCAGAACATCACGCCGTATCGTCGTCGTCTCCAGACGCTGTACCTCGAAGCCATGGCGACGAAGATCAAACCGCCGGCGCCGAGCGCGCAGGAGCAGGCGATTGCGCAGCTCCTCGGTGGTGGCGCGGTGAACACGCGCGACTTCCGCCCGCTGCTCAAGGACGAAATGCGTACGTTGGACCGTGAGCTGGCGGCGGCCGTGGGCCGCACCAGTGACCGGGCGTCGCGCGCGCATCTGCAGGACGCGCGGGATCAGATCAAGGCGATGCTGGATCCGACCAAGTAGGCGCTGGTCGGTTTCGACGCACACACGACGCACGACCTGGGAGACCGGGTCGTGCGTTGTGGTTTCTGGAGGGCGTGTTGCGCATGGCCCAGTACCCATCACCCAGAACTCAGAACCCGATCCACAGCTGTGAGCCGTGCGTCTTGGGTGGTGAGTGTGAGTGGTGTGGCGGCAACATCACACGATCCGCACCGTTCGAATTGTGTGATGCGGCAGCATGAACCACGCTCACTCATAGCCCAGAGCCCAGAGCCCACGGCTGTGGATCGGGTCATAGGTTGCGCGGTCCCTCCAATCATCTTATCTATACCTATATGCGTATATATAGCACCCTACACCGATCCGATCCCATGCCAACTTTCCGCTCAACGCCCGTCGACGCCGTCATCGATGTTCGCACCAAGGTCGAGTTCTGGCTCGGCCATCTGCCCGGCGCCCGCTGTGTGCCGGTTGATACACTGCCCGAAGGACTCGACACACTCGGGCTGCCGCGTGACGCGCGTCTTCTCGTGTATTGCGCAAGCGGCGGACGCTCGGCCATGGCGCGGCAGATCCTCGAAGCGGCCGGCTACACCCAGGTGACCGATGGCGGGGGGTACGTGGCCGCGAGGGCGGAGTACGAGGAGTAGGACGCACGTTGTGGATCGCGTGATACCGCAGCATGCACCACCCACACCCAGAACTCACCTCGCACGGCTCACGGCTGTGGATCGCGTCGCCGGGCGTGCACGCGCCTGGCGGCTGTCCCCATTCCCGCCCCCACCCCACACCCGAGCACATTCCCTCCCCCGCGCGTATTCTCCCGTAGCCCTCTCTCCCCCGCCCCTGCTCCTGGCCCATGTGGATTGTCGAACTGGCCCTGCGCCGCCCGTACACTTTCATCGTCGGCGCGTTGCTGGTCGTGCTCTTCGGTGTCCTCTCGGCGCTGCGCATGCCCACCGACATCCTGCCGGAGCTCGACATCCCGGTGGTCTCGGTCATCTGGGCCTATAACGGCCTGCCACCCGAGGAGATGGAGCGGCGGTTCAGCACGCCCTATGAGCGGGCCGTGACCACCACGGTCAATGACGTCGAGCATATCGAATCCCAGTCACTCGCCGGCATCACCGTCATCAAGGTGTTCTTCCAGCCGGGCGCACGCATCGAGAGTGCCGTGGCGCAGATGGCCGCGGTGTCGCAGGCCATTCTGCGCATCATGCCGCCGGGCGCCACGGCACCGTTCATTGTGCGCTACAACGCGGCCAACGTGCCGGTGCTGCAGCTCGCGCTGGGCGGTGATTCGCTGAGCGAACAGCAGCTCTACGATCTGGGCACGAACGGCATCCGTACGCGTCTTGCCACCGTGCGCGGCGCGAGCGTGCCGCAGCCTTACGGAGGGCGCGCCCGACTCATCAATGTCGATCTCGATCCGGACGCGTTGCTTGCACGCGGCCTCTCGCCCACCGACGTCTCCGACGCCATCAGCGCGCAGAACCTCGTGCTGCCCGGCGGTACGGCCAAGATCGGTGAGCGGGAGTACGCCGTGCGCCTCAATGGCAGTCCCGATGTGCTGGAGGCACTCAATGACCTGCCGGTGCGCATGGTCAATGGGGGCCTCGTGCGCGTTCGTGATGTGGCGCAGGTACGTGACGGCTACGCCGTGCAGACCAACATCGTGCACCGTGACGGTGTACGCGGCGCGCTCATCACCGTGCTCAAGTCAGGTGGGGCTTCAACCATCGACGTCGTCAATCGCGTGCGCGCCGCACTCCCTGGAGTGCTGGCCACGCTGCCGGCGGCGCTGACGGTGGATGTGCTCGCCGACCAGTCGCTGTTCGTCAAGGCTGCACTCAAGGGTGTGGTCATCGAAGCGCTCATTGCCGCCTGTCTCACCGCGGCCATGATCCTGCTGTTCCTTGGCAGCTGGCGCAGCACACTCATTGTCGCGCTCAGCATCCCGTTGT
This portion of the Gemmatimonas sp. UBA7669 genome encodes:
- the bla gene encoding subclass B3 metallo-beta-lactamase, which codes for MPPNAVHAQGKSPEPVDVSATRCDGCAEWNEPQRPFRVHGNTWYVGTRGLSAMLITSPAGHVLIDGGLPESAPLIAASIRALGFKLEDVKLLLNSHAHFDHAGGLAALQRASGAEAVLHPWSAKVLRMGTSLPDDPQFGLYLPFPGVRAARELSDRQVVRLGDLALTAHFTGGHTPGGTSWTWRSCDGGVCWDMAYADSQSPISEDGFKFTGSTRYPSGIADFERGHARIESLPCDVLIVPHPGAVSLFDKLARRDAGDANALRNPSACREYAALARQRLAERLGKERQRN
- a CDS encoding zinc-dependent metalloprotease; the encoded protein is MRFRLLPLAVTGLALGACRSAPKPAASPAPGNRPTANTTARPTNAPGGPTTPTGQPPAGGAPNLAQLAGALGGGQGEPNPRPYASVITARAKSKKGVFDVHQVGARLYFEIPASQLSKDFLVTTVLAGTNEAISGSLYGPERVIRFDRRENRIDVREASYLNVASDSAQQSRQAMDLISIFPIIATLNVESYGKDSSVVVDVTRMFTGGVQEFTARGRRATVDAARSYVDKFAAFSRNVNVTAVQTYTPAPGGANPLAGLPIPGLGGATGRAVTEAFTFSIVRLPDEPMMPRLYDRRVGYFITPKRDFGSREQRVVSRDYIKRWRLECSEQKQGNLCVPKKPITYYVDPATPEYLKPFIRAGIEEWQQAFEAAGFAKGIVAADVPANNPDVSGEDASVTMVRWLPSPTANAQGPSLVDPRTGEILDADVQMYHNILDLQREWYFSQVGHLDPRAQKFPFPDSLMGRLVQFVVAHEVGHTLGFRHNFKGSSMYPLDSIRSKTWVAKMGHSPSIMDYARFNYVAQPEDNLPLESLVPKVGPYDLYATMWGYKPIPGARTPDAELPTLDEWSRMQDATPWYRFADDASAGQADPGEQTEAVGDADAVRASTLGFKNIARVMKLVEGASTADKTKDFSLLRETYDGVIGQWTLEANHVVKIVGGVDRQEKRVSQPGPVWTPVSRKRQVDAMKFLNDQVFTTPTYLIDVPTLRKLESDGNINRVAGAQARVLSNLVNNGRLQRMVELEATATNRAELYTLGDMLTDLRRGLWKEIYGGQNITPYRRRLQTLYLEAMATKIKPPAPSAQEQAIAQLLGGGAVNTRDFRPLLKDEMRTLDRELAAAVGRTSDRASRAHLQDARDQIKAMLDPTK
- a CDS encoding rhodanese-like domain-containing protein gives rise to the protein MPTFRSTPVDAVIDVRTKVEFWLGHLPGARCVPVDTLPEGLDTLGLPRDARLLVYCASGGRSAMARQILEAAGYTQVTDGGGYVAARAEYEE